The Carassius auratus strain Wakin chromosome 21, ASM336829v1, whole genome shotgun sequence sequence GTTGGTCAGTTTTTGGctcatcgaaaaaaaaaaaaaaaaaaaaagcagtataaacagtcattataattaaaaataaatattttgttttaatatatgttaacattttatttatttgtgttttcagcagccattacttcagtcttcagtgtcacatgatccctcagaaatcattctaataatgctgatttgctacttgagaaacatttcttaacattatacatgttggagacagttgtgctgcttcaaatTTTGGTGAACATATTTTGAacatatattttgatgaatacatgtttaaaagaacagcatatataaatctttacacacttttaattaaattaatttcattgcaTTCAAATCTAAGTTTTTTATCACATCAAAGAAATATAATtgcaaatttatattttagaagTTAGGGATTTAAGTTAAGCATTTATACCATATTATTTTGCTCTAAGCTTCTAACCACATGTAGAGGTTATGTCGCGTAAAGGATGTAAAGTGAAATGTATAGCTCCTAAAGTGTGTTACATTCATTATTTACTTGTTTTGAAATTTTGTGAGGTGTTTGTTTGCTTCCATTCCCTCAATTAGTATTATTTCACTGCTAATGTATGAATGACTTACATCAGAATGAGAAAAACGATTGGGATAAAATGCAATATTGAGGTAAGAAAAGCACTGTAAATAACAATCAACATTTTTCAATTAACTTGAATTTGACTGCCTCGACGAAACATTAATAATTCACCCGCCTGGAGAGTGTTGAAGCCGCTTGATTCTGCAAAACAACCTACTTGTGGGGGCCTTGTACAGGAGGCTCCGGTTACACTGTTTCCAAACCACTGCATGGGGATCAGAGGTTGGGATCGACTCTCACTATGTTAGCAAAACAATCTAACCTCTGCTGGGTCAGTGTTACAGGCTATTAAGTGCCACTTAGCGTTAGTTTTCTGAATCCCTTTTCCCACCCAGGACTTCCTGATGCCAAGAATGCTGCAGACAGGATATGGCTCACGGAAATACTTTCAGACAACTACTCCTTCTACCTCTTTTCTACCTCCAGTCAGACACATATCAGTCCAGTATCCAGGTATCAATACAATCTGTGTCACTACAGCTGAGGTTGAGTCAAAAAAATCACTGTCATTATCGATCTAATCAGTGTATTGCAAATATTTGAGTGTATAGTACCTGCATATACTGGAACACAATATATCACTATTTCCTTTTTGCTTTGTATTCACTTTAAGACGTACAAACAGCACATGGACAGTCAATGCAGAGCTCATCACAAAGAGACTCCAAACCACCTGTGATCTCGACTGCAGTTTGTACACTGCCACCTGCTGCCTGGCTTCTCAAACCACAGACAAACAACTTTGCTCATGCAACAATCTCAAACAGTCAAGGGTAAAGGTTTTGCAATTCTATGTTTGAAATGCATGGGCAATGCataattagttttagtttaacctaaatgttattttatgacattgttttgtgtttttaagctTGAATAAACCAGATCTATATTCAATCCAAACCAATACTGCAGTATTTTTCTGACTACTACACTCTCAGTTTATGAACAGATCATGCTATGATTTTGTCCTCAAGTTCACATCTGCCATactttttagaatatatatatattttttttgtactcaGGAAATATTCAGAGACAGATCGTATCAGATCAGCTTGGAACCAGCAGACGGAAATCATGCCATCTTTAAAAACCCTCAAACACCAGGTTACCCATCCTCACAGATCACGCTCAAAATCCACTACTGATTGCAGGTATTTTATTGCAAAATCTTGAGAGcaaaaagcaagcaaacaaataaatctaaataatagtATAACAACTAAATCAATTAAAAAGTctgttttgctcaccaaggctgcatttatttgatcatacagcaaaacagtaaaattgtaaattatttctaaactaaaaatgtattttctattttactatatttaaaaaatatatttattccagTAATGATAATGCTAACTTTTCAGCAGCTATTAGTCTCCAGGgtcatgatcttttagaaatcattctaatattctttgGTGCTAAAGcagcatttcttatttaaaaaagtttataagaataaaactaactaaataaaatacataaatacacaaatcaagtacataaataaataggGCTACAAATCCAATTTTAACTAGCACTAGAGATTGGTCACATTTCAAACATAACTCGATATTTTGATTCAGTGCTTTTAATGTAATCATGCCATTCTGCTAAGCTGTAAATGTGTGCTTGAGCATGAACATGGCTCTGTTGTTAATGCATCTGAATGTCTGAGATGCTGAGATGATCCCTTTTAAATCCAGATGTTTTGGTTGCAGTGAAGGACACAGCTGTTTCCATGTGGTGAAGCCATATAAAGTTGGACACTACATCATCCACCCAGAGTTTGTGTCAGAAGCAAAGCACTACTAAAAACCACATTGTTTgggcattttatatttatttattttaatttattgtcattttaattatgccattttacagtgtattattgAAGTACGTTATGTGTTTGGAGATCCTGCCTTGTAAAATATGCTTGGGTGCAGCTTCAATTTATTGACTGTAGAATGTATTTTTGCATCTTACATGACAATAAACAACGTTTATGATGTGCCtgttaaatgtttgttattttgcCTTACAAACATTACCAAGGGGACCATAGTAGTCCCTACAACATATTCAATCTTGAGCCTCAAGCTTTTTCATAAAATAggtcaaatatattaaaatagttaactTTTGTTAAATCTCACACTGGTTAAATCAGTTAATACCTCTATTTCAAATACTATTTTAACAACTGGTTAAAATAGTCACGGAATACaaaaccatttaaatgtttaaaatataggctacttcctttcaaataaaatgtagtacttaaaaataagaacatggaaaaaaactatttaattatatttataccaCATTCTTCAACCATccacatattaaaataaagtattttttttagttttaaaataacgTTAGTGATCTTAGTAACTTACCAGGTATTTTGCGGGATGCGTTACCATGGTAAAgttacatttttgtatgttttttaaatcCACAGAAAACAAACTTGGTAAGCGTTGTTTTCTTTGTTAGACTAGTTGCTGACAGCCGAACAAACTCAATCCGTATAATATTCACACTTTCGCTGAGTAGCCTATAAAACTCAAT is a genomic window containing:
- the LOC113038821 gene encoding uncharacterized protein LOC113038821 isoform X1; its protein translation is MGPQLHFSSTYSEEFSYPARVKPTRPRPSSAYRKNNPHPRPDFLMPRMLQTGYGSRKYFQTTTPSTSFLPPVRHISVQYPDVQTAHGQSMQSSSQRDSKPPVISTAVCTLPPAAWLLKPQTNNFAHATISNSQGKYSETDRIRSAWNQQTEIMPSLKTLKHQVTHPHRSRSKSTTDCSEGHSCFHVVKPYKVGHYIIHPEFVSEAKHY
- the LOC113038821 gene encoding uncharacterized protein LOC113038821 isoform X2 — translated: MGPQLHFSSTYSEEFSYPARVKPTRPRPSSAYRKNNPHPRPDFLMPRMLQTGYGSRKYFQTTTPSTSFLPPVRHISVQYPDVQTAHGQSMQSSSQRDSKPPVISTAVCTLPPAAWLLKPQTNNFAHATISNSQGKYSETDRIRSAWNQQTEIMPSLKTLKHQ